The following proteins are encoded in a genomic region of Heliangelus exortis chromosome 7, bHelExo1.hap1, whole genome shotgun sequence:
- the LOC139798641 gene encoding putative DMBT1-like protein, with the protein MDWQARLTWLLLLLSAALLAEPARAEEENQTGSSETKLRLVSGEDQCSGRVEVFHDGKWGTVCDDNFATESGNVVCKQLGCGEVVSVLDEAYFGPGTDDIFLSNVQCQGSESQLSDCQNDGWSKHECAHDEDVSVICSESSMNSNKTTTAAPTSPSETTDVTDTTEPPTTTAEGKEKIQITKLVCGNFEEYMNILLEHTGGTLGIL; encoded by the exons ATGGACTGGCAAGCTCGTctcacctggctgctgctgctgttaagTGCTGCTCTCCTCGCTGAACCAG CAAGGGCAGAAGAGGAGAATCAAACCGGAAGCTCAG AGACAAAACTGCGATTGGTATCTGGAGAGGACCAATGCTCTGGGAGGGTGGAAGTCTTCCATGATGGCAAATGGGGGACAGTCTGTGATGATAACTTTGCGACAGAAAGTGGCAACGTTGTGTGCAAACAGCTGGGTTGTGGTGAAGTTGTTTCAGTCTTGGATGAGGCTTACTTTGGCCCTGGCACAGATGACATCTTCCTGAGTAATGTGCAATGTCAAGGAAGTGAATCTCAGCTTTCAGATTGTCAGAACGATGGCTGGAGCAAACATGAGTGTGCTCATGATGAGGATGTCAGTGTCATCTGTTCAG AGTCCTCAATGAACTCAAATAAAACTACCACTGCTGCCCCAACATCTCCCAGTGAAACCACTGATGTGACAGATACCACAGAACCCCCAACTACTACTGCTGAAGGCAAGGAGAAAATTCAAATTACAAAACTCGTGTGTGGAAATTTTGAGGAATATATGAATATCTTGTTAGAGCACACGGGAGGAACACTGGGAATTCtgtaa